One window from the genome of Balaenoptera musculus isolate JJ_BM4_2016_0621 chromosome 3, mBalMus1.pri.v3, whole genome shotgun sequence encodes:
- the POU4F3 gene encoding POU domain, class 4, transcription factor 3: MMAMNAKQPFGMHPVLQEPKFSSLHSGSEAMRRVCLPAPQLQGNIFGSFDESLLARAEALAAVDIVSHGKNHPFKPDATYHTMSSVPCTSTSSTVPISHPATLTSHPHHAVHQGLEGDLLDHISPTLSVSGLGAPEHSVMPAQIHPHHLGAMGHLHQAMGMSHPHAVAPHSTMPACLSDVESDPRELEAFAERFKQRRIKLGVTQADVGAALANLKIPGVGSLSQSTICRFESLTLSHNNMIALKPVLQAWLEEAEAAYREKNSKPELFNGSERKRKRTSIAAPEKRSLEAYFAIQPRPSSEKIAAIAEKLDLKKNVVRVWFCNQRQKQKRMKYSAVH, encoded by the exons ATGATGGCCATGAACGCCAAGCAGCCTTTCGGCATGCATCCGGTGCTTCAAGAACCCAAATTCTCCAGCCTCCACTCCGGCTCTGAGGCCATGCGCCGAGTCTGTCTCCCAGCCCCGCAG CTGCAGGGTAATATATTTGGAAGCTTTGATGAGAGCCTGCTGGCACGCGCCGAAGCTCTGGCGGCGGTGGATATCGTCTCCCACGGCAAGAACCATCCGTTCAAGCCCGACGCCACCTACCATACCATGAGCAGCGTGCCCTGCACGTCCACTTCGTCCACCGTGCCCATCTCCCACCCGGCCACCCTCACCTCGCATCCGCACCACGCGGTGCACCAGGGCCTCGAGGGCGACCTGCTAGACCACATCTCGCCCACGCTGAGCGTCAGCGGCTTGGGAGCCCCCGAGCACTCGGTGATGCCGGCACAGATCCACCCGCATCACCTGGGTGCCATGGGCCACCTGCATCAGGCCATGGGCATGAGCCACCCACATGCCGTGGCGCCTCATAGCACCATGCCCGCGTGCCTCAGCGACGTGGAGTCGGACCCGCGAGAGCTCGAGGCCTTCGCGGAGCGCTTCAAACAGCGGCGCATCAAGCTGGGGGTGACCCAGGCGGACGTGGGTGCGGCTCTAGCCAACCTCAAGATCCCCGGCGTCGGCTCGCTCAGCCAGAGCACCATCTGCAGGTTTGAGTCTCTCACTCTTTCGCACAACAACATGATCGCCCTCAAGCCGGTGCTCCAGGCCTGGCTGGAGGAAGCCGAGGCCGCCTACCGAGAGAAAAACAGCAAGCCGGAGCTCTTCAACGGCAGTGAGAGGAAGCGCAAACGCACGTCTATCGCGGCACCGGAGAAGCGCTCGCTGGAGGCCTACTTCGCTATCCAGCCGCGGCCCTCATCCGAAAAGATCGCGGCCATCGCCGAAAAACTGGACCTTAAAAAGAACGTGGTGAGGGTCTGGTTCTGTAAccaaagacagaaacagaaacgAATGAAGTACTCGGCTGTCCACTGA